The following are encoded in a window of Planctomyces sp. SH-PL62 genomic DNA:
- a CDS encoding BatA domain-containing protein: MTFLSPLLIWGTLLGAIPIIIHLLNRRRFRRVEWAPMKYLKLTIQRNRRRIQLEELLLLLLRIAVPVLLFFFLSRPVLNPTGMENWIGRGGRSSEIVLVDDSLSMGYASGEGTAFQKALQVATALLGSTPAQDRCTLATTSAPTAPVVHDVEAGRREDLAAAVAGLVPSATHAAWPSVLAGVDDVLKSCTYPTRRLTILTDLRRSGWDAAVGEIAERWGEDGVVVRVVDVGSAETANVALQALVPLERTILAGAPSAWEAVIRNDSPRALVGAKAVLRVDDKPSEITLPEIAPGETVRTPLSVAFPGAGPHEFSLQLPDDELPADGRRWAAVPVKDSLLIRLVDGEPSTEPFGSEVDYLAAPLSIGVGSAEAWRIEVVPDQDFLSPRLETPDVLVLANVAAPTPEQADRIRKLVREGMGLMIFAGARVDLGLYNDLFHRPGDRLLPYPFKATSDQAFRGLFIEPARPSPLEKLLELKASAFERVPVRWITTVEETAAAPVEGAEPKDADGKDEARVLARWNDPDRSAAVAERVVGEGRVQLWTTTADRAGNDWPVEPSFVLAIREAVKGAARATPTSNTVAAGDPIRRVVRSSHEVTNARLAPHEGAEPVSLSAVPIPEGPADDRGPSVRIDVPDTRRAGVYRLSWEEGPLGAREDVFAADPDPRESLLERIEADELKTLMRPLNVEVAARGDAESFAATGREIWRDLASALLVLLVAEAALAAWVGRSR, from the coding sequence ATGACGTTCCTGAGCCCGCTCCTGATCTGGGGGACCCTGCTGGGCGCGATCCCCATCATCATCCACCTGCTGAACCGCAGACGGTTCCGCCGCGTGGAATGGGCGCCCATGAAATACCTGAAGCTGACGATCCAGCGCAACCGCCGCCGGATCCAGCTCGAGGAGCTCCTGCTCCTGCTGCTCCGCATCGCCGTCCCCGTGCTCCTCTTCTTCTTCCTGTCGCGGCCCGTGCTCAACCCGACCGGGATGGAGAACTGGATCGGTCGCGGCGGGCGGTCCAGCGAGATCGTGCTCGTCGACGACTCGCTGAGCATGGGCTATGCGTCGGGCGAAGGGACGGCCTTCCAGAAGGCTTTGCAAGTCGCGACGGCCCTCCTGGGCTCGACCCCCGCGCAGGACCGCTGCACCCTGGCGACGACCTCCGCCCCGACGGCCCCGGTCGTCCACGACGTCGAGGCGGGCCGTCGCGAGGACCTGGCCGCCGCCGTCGCGGGCCTGGTCCCCTCGGCCACCCACGCCGCCTGGCCGTCGGTGCTGGCGGGGGTCGACGACGTCCTCAAGTCCTGCACCTATCCCACCCGACGGCTCACGATCCTGACCGACCTGAGGCGCAGCGGCTGGGACGCCGCCGTGGGCGAGATCGCCGAACGCTGGGGCGAGGACGGCGTCGTCGTCCGCGTCGTCGACGTCGGCTCGGCCGAGACGGCCAACGTGGCGCTCCAGGCGCTCGTCCCCCTGGAGCGGACGATCCTGGCCGGGGCGCCCTCGGCGTGGGAGGCCGTCATCCGGAACGATTCGCCCCGGGCGCTCGTCGGCGCCAAGGCCGTGCTCCGCGTGGACGACAAGCCGAGCGAGATCACCCTCCCCGAGATCGCCCCGGGCGAGACCGTCCGCACCCCCCTCTCCGTCGCCTTCCCCGGCGCAGGCCCGCACGAGTTCTCGCTCCAGCTCCCCGACGACGAGCTCCCCGCCGACGGCCGCCGCTGGGCCGCCGTGCCGGTCAAGGACTCCCTCCTGATCCGGCTGGTGGACGGCGAGCCCTCGACCGAGCCGTTCGGCTCCGAGGTCGACTACCTCGCCGCGCCGCTGTCGATCGGCGTCGGTTCGGCGGAAGCCTGGCGGATCGAGGTCGTGCCCGACCAGGATTTCCTCTCCCCCCGGCTGGAGACGCCCGACGTCCTGGTCCTGGCGAACGTCGCGGCGCCGACCCCCGAACAGGCCGACCGCATCCGGAAGCTCGTCCGCGAAGGCATGGGGCTGATGATCTTCGCCGGCGCGCGGGTCGACCTGGGGCTGTACAACGACCTGTTCCACCGGCCCGGCGACCGGCTCCTGCCGTACCCGTTCAAGGCGACCTCCGACCAGGCCTTTCGCGGCCTGTTCATCGAGCCCGCCCGGCCGTCGCCCCTGGAGAAGCTGCTGGAGCTGAAGGCGTCGGCCTTCGAACGCGTCCCCGTGCGCTGGATCACGACCGTCGAGGAGACGGCGGCGGCTCCGGTCGAGGGAGCGGAGCCGAAGGACGCGGACGGGAAGGACGAGGCCCGCGTGCTGGCCCGCTGGAACGACCCGGACCGCTCGGCGGCCGTGGCCGAGCGGGTCGTCGGCGAGGGCCGCGTGCAGCTCTGGACGACCACCGCCGACCGCGCCGGGAACGACTGGCCGGTCGAGCCCAGCTTCGTGCTGGCGATTCGCGAGGCCGTGAAGGGCGCGGCCCGCGCCACGCCGACGTCGAACACAGTCGCCGCCGGCGACCCGATCCGCCGCGTCGTCCGCTCCAGCCACGAGGTCACGAACGCCCGGCTCGCCCCCCACGAGGGCGCCGAGCCCGTCTCGCTCTCGGCCGTGCCGATCCCGGAAGGCCCGGCCGACGACCGCGGCCCGTCCGTCCGCATCGACGTCCCCGACACGAGGCGCGCGGGGGTCTATCGGCTGTCGTGGGAGGAGGGGCCGCTCGGCGCCCGCGAGGACGTTTTCGCGGCCGACCCCGACCCTCGCGAGAGTCTCCTGGAGCGGATCGAGGCCGACGAACTGAAGACCCTGATGCGTCCGCTGAACGTGGAAGTCGCGGCCCGAGGCGACGCCGAGTCGTTCGCGGCGACCGGCCGCGAAATCTGGCGCGACCTGGCGTCGGCCCTTCTCGTCCTGCTGGTGGCGGAGGCGGCCCTCGCGGCGTGGGTCGGCCGGTCGCGGTGA
- a CDS encoding VWA domain-containing protein — MNRFWQYLLGIEAASPGVTPPDDVRLEFASLPQGAAAVGAVLGALALIFLVWRLARWGRPDLSASRRVALAGLRLLTVAALGVMLIEPVLVFIRREQTPSRLAVILDDSESMRFSDPYTDASQAAAIAAKLGIESKDGKSPMDRLRESPRLGLVQKVLGANVEALAKGRDLFVYDLESAARPGGGDAARTRKLEDVEPKLAVSPLGDALRGVLSAHRGQPVAGLILATDGRSNAGEDPSRVVEAAARQKIPIFAIAAGADEGPRNIRLAELQVDPVVFARDPTTVSVVVEARGLRDADASVVLERRVNEGAWEPVGSQRVVLGEDGVLKRATFRIVPAVVGQYEYRARVEDAGPELTEDDNVAVAASRVVRRQIRALLIAGGPSPEVQFLRNALMRDQQVEFAGWLQHADPGFRQPGDRPIARLPNNDEELARYDALLLVDPDLRAMGAHWPEMIQKFVGKDGGGLIYVAGELFSQQLFEGGDSKSPGGDWTKILPVVRDPGLFRSDAEARLSSQNTYTLDLTPEGRGDPVFEFHPDPIRNRAVLTSLPGMYWSFPVTRARPGAVVLARHGDPRMANQNGRHVLLASQLYGPGRTVFIGFDSTYRWRYLGEDYFDGFWARLVDRVGRNKALGGRFPFLVNLDKSVYRVGDRVHASVRYSDPAALAEAAELVAELEAAGQPPESIRFEKSPEDPGLATAEFPAQQAGAYSLRVAPASATDLGGGGEARVSTTPFRVEPPRREIDEPALNRPLLADLARLTGGRVFELSDVDQLDAAIPTREVTRTIETRDELWDAPLLFGTIMAGLTVEWLLRKRYRLA; from the coding sequence ATGAATCGATTCTGGCAATACCTCCTGGGGATCGAGGCGGCCTCGCCCGGCGTGACCCCGCCGGACGACGTCCGGCTCGAATTCGCGTCCCTGCCGCAGGGCGCCGCGGCGGTCGGCGCGGTCCTGGGGGCGCTCGCCCTGATTTTCCTGGTCTGGCGGCTCGCGCGATGGGGGCGGCCGGACCTCTCGGCGTCCAGGCGGGTCGCGCTGGCGGGGCTCCGGCTCCTGACCGTCGCCGCGCTGGGGGTCATGCTGATCGAGCCCGTCCTGGTCTTCATCCGTCGCGAACAGACGCCGTCCCGGTTGGCGGTGATCCTGGACGACTCGGAGAGCATGCGGTTCTCCGACCCCTATACCGACGCCTCCCAGGCCGCCGCGATCGCCGCGAAGCTCGGGATCGAATCGAAGGACGGCAAGTCCCCGATGGACCGCCTGCGCGAGTCGCCCCGCCTCGGCCTGGTCCAGAAGGTCCTGGGGGCGAACGTCGAGGCGCTCGCGAAGGGCCGCGACCTGTTCGTCTACGACCTGGAATCGGCGGCCCGCCCCGGCGGGGGGGACGCGGCGCGGACGCGGAAGCTCGAAGACGTGGAGCCGAAGCTCGCCGTCTCCCCGCTGGGCGACGCCCTGCGCGGGGTGCTCTCGGCCCATCGCGGCCAGCCGGTCGCCGGCCTGATCCTGGCCACCGACGGTCGATCCAACGCCGGCGAGGACCCGTCCCGCGTGGTCGAAGCCGCCGCCAGGCAGAAAATCCCCATCTTCGCGATCGCCGCCGGGGCCGACGAGGGCCCCCGGAACATCCGACTGGCGGAGCTTCAGGTCGATCCGGTCGTCTTCGCCCGCGACCCGACGACCGTCTCCGTCGTGGTCGAGGCCCGAGGCCTCCGCGACGCCGACGCCTCGGTCGTCCTCGAACGCCGGGTCAACGAGGGGGCGTGGGAGCCGGTCGGCTCCCAGCGCGTCGTGCTGGGCGAGGACGGCGTCCTCAAGCGGGCGACGTTCCGGATCGTCCCGGCCGTCGTCGGCCAGTACGAATACCGAGCCCGGGTCGAGGACGCAGGCCCCGAGCTGACCGAGGACGACAACGTCGCCGTCGCCGCCTCGCGCGTCGTCCGGCGCCAGATCCGGGCCTTGCTGATCGCGGGCGGGCCGTCGCCCGAGGTCCAGTTCCTCCGCAACGCCCTGATGCGCGACCAGCAGGTCGAGTTCGCCGGCTGGCTCCAGCACGCCGACCCCGGCTTCCGCCAGCCCGGAGATCGTCCCATCGCTCGCTTGCCGAACAACGACGAGGAGCTGGCCCGATACGACGCCCTGCTGCTGGTCGACCCCGACCTCCGGGCGATGGGCGCGCACTGGCCCGAGATGATCCAGAAGTTCGTGGGCAAGGACGGAGGCGGCCTGATCTACGTCGCCGGCGAGCTGTTCTCGCAGCAGCTCTTCGAGGGGGGCGACTCGAAGTCGCCGGGCGGCGACTGGACCAAGATCCTCCCCGTCGTCCGCGATCCGGGCCTCTTCCGCAGCGACGCCGAGGCCCGCCTCAGCTCGCAGAATACGTACACCCTGGACCTGACCCCCGAAGGCCGCGGCGACCCGGTCTTCGAGTTCCATCCCGACCCGATCCGCAACCGGGCCGTGCTGACGAGCCTGCCCGGCATGTACTGGAGCTTCCCCGTCACCCGCGCCCGCCCCGGCGCCGTGGTCCTGGCCCGCCACGGCGACCCCCGGATGGCCAATCAGAACGGCCGCCACGTGCTGCTGGCGTCGCAGCTTTACGGGCCGGGCCGCACCGTCTTCATCGGCTTCGACAGCACGTACCGCTGGCGGTATCTGGGCGAAGATTACTTCGACGGTTTCTGGGCCCGCCTGGTCGACCGCGTGGGCCGTAACAAGGCCCTCGGCGGGCGGTTCCCGTTCCTGGTCAACCTGGACAAGAGCGTCTACCGCGTGGGCGATCGGGTCCATGCGTCGGTCCGCTACTCCGACCCCGCGGCGCTCGCCGAGGCGGCCGAACTCGTCGCCGAGCTGGAAGCGGCCGGCCAGCCCCCCGAGTCGATCCGGTTCGAGAAGTCCCCGGAGGATCCGGGCCTCGCGACGGCCGAGTTCCCCGCCCAGCAGGCCGGCGCGTATTCGCTCCGCGTCGCCCCGGCGTCCGCGACCGACCTCGGCGGCGGCGGCGAGGCGCGGGTCTCCACGACCCCCTTCCGGGTCGAGCCCCCCCGGCGCGAGATCGACGAGCCGGCGCTCAACCGCCCGCTCCTGGCCGACCTGGCCCGGCTGACCGGCGGCCGGGTCTTCGAACTGTCCGACGTCGATCAGCTCGACGCCGCCATCCCCACCCGCGAGGTGACCCGGACCATCGAGACCCGCGACGAGCTGTGGGACGCCCCCCTGCTCTTCGGGACCATCATGGCCGGCCTCACCGTCGAGTGGCTCCTCCGCAAGCGCTATCGACTGGCCTAG